One genomic window of Leptolyngbya sp. NIES-3755 includes the following:
- a CDS encoding RNA polymerase, sigma 70 subunit, RpoD subfamily (similar to AA sequence:cyanobase_aa:PCC7424_4527), which produces MDTARNTSDLVHLYLQDIGRFPLLNMAQELHYSQQVQLLVQLQQIKASLVAQLRREPSIAEWAIAAKRSETELTAAIAVGSQAKRKLLEANLRFVVSIAKRYQKRNVDLLDLIQEGSLGLERGIEKFDPTKGYRLSTYSYWWIRQSITRYLALYSRTLRLPTHVTEKLSKIKKAQRTLSQQLGRTATVSEIAQEIGLSPEQIREYLTVAKYPRSLNQPISEAQETVLQDLLESECASPEENLTRSMLQREIKSALDCLSARKQKILTLRFGLTDGEARSLSQIGVQLHLSKERVRQLEREALGDLRQRVQNDLQAAQLQLYLTS; this is translated from the coding sequence ATGGATACGGCTCGAAATACTTCTGATTTGGTGCATCTCTATTTACAAGATATTGGACGCTTTCCACTGCTGAATATGGCTCAAGAATTGCACTACAGTCAACAAGTGCAACTGCTTGTTCAACTTCAGCAGATTAAAGCATCCTTGGTTGCTCAATTACGGCGAGAACCGTCGATCGCAGAATGGGCAATTGCAGCAAAGCGATCTGAAACAGAATTAACCGCAGCGATCGCGGTTGGAAGTCAGGCAAAACGGAAACTGCTTGAGGCAAACTTGCGATTTGTCGTGTCGATCGCAAAACGCTATCAAAAGCGCAACGTTGATTTACTAGATCTGATTCAAGAAGGATCACTTGGGCTGGAACGAGGTATTGAGAAGTTTGATCCAACGAAGGGATACCGACTCTCAACTTATTCGTATTGGTGGATTCGGCAGTCCATCACTCGCTATTTAGCACTTTACTCGCGTACACTGCGTCTCCCTACTCATGTAACCGAGAAGCTCAGTAAAATCAAAAAGGCTCAGCGAACCCTGTCGCAGCAACTGGGGCGAACTGCCACCGTTTCGGAAATTGCCCAGGAAATTGGCTTATCACCGGAACAGATTCGAGAATATTTGACGGTTGCAAAATATCCTCGCTCTCTCAATCAACCGATTTCTGAGGCTCAAGAGACGGTGCTACAAGATCTGTTGGAATCGGAGTGCGCTTCACCAGAAGAGAATTTAACTCGATCGATGCTGCAACGAGAGATTAAATCTGCGCTAGATTGCTTATCTGCACGGAAGCAGAAAATTCTCACCCTTCGATTTGGGCTGACGGATGGAGAAGCTCGATCGCTATCTCAAATCGGCGTTCAGCTACATCTCAGCAAAGAGCGGGTTCGGCAATTGGAGCGGGAAGCTTTAGGCGATTTACGGCAGCGAGTACAAAATGATCTGCAAGCGGCACAGCTACAACTTTACCTTACGTCTTGA
- a CDS encoding RND family efflux transporter MFP subunit (similar to AA sequence:cyanobase_aa:LBDG_46570), with translation MKSIHRSKSVLSSLLFSLLLATTPTMVLAGPGHDHGAGSFKEDASQTGGAVKVDGETAQRMGLKVEAVTRQRLPFGVQTTGQIETLPNKRVQVTNPTGGTVIRMFAQPGDKVQAGQAIALISSPDLATLRTEAQDRRTSAVGSVQQAEADLRLAQKNLDRQRTIAEKEIQQAKSSLDFARESYTKDQDLARQGALAQRNARESQTRFTQAQAEYSRAESRLAVSEAQAQLERAQAALETARSQVELSGQTYETRLRQLGANANPDGTITVTAPISGTVASRETTPGESAQDAGKVLMTIVDSQAVMASANVYEKDLEKISEGQQVRVTVASLPNKSFTGRIKTIGSTVEGETRVVPVRAELDNSSGMLKPGMFAQIEVLTDKTPVAVLAVPRSAIVEVNKKNTVYVQNGNDFKAVDVELGRTSGEWVEITKGLFDGDRVVTQRANQLQAQSLRGGGEAEGGHSEEKAPETTNSALPIPGWAMAAGGGVMMLGTFLGGMYVSRRRMQSTIAQMQFANTHGWEHPQVIDGEGGSPVIPFRKTAHDSDDKNQREEA, from the coding sequence ATGAAATCGATTCACCGTTCTAAATCCGTGTTGTCAAGCCTTCTCTTTAGCTTGCTTTTGGCGACGACTCCCACGATGGTTCTAGCAGGTCCAGGACATGATCATGGGGCAGGCAGTTTCAAAGAAGACGCATCTCAAACGGGCGGAGCCGTGAAAGTTGATGGCGAAACGGCGCAGCGAATGGGGTTGAAAGTTGAAGCAGTCACTCGGCAACGATTACCGTTCGGTGTGCAAACGACAGGACAAATTGAAACATTGCCGAACAAGCGGGTTCAGGTGACGAATCCGACCGGGGGAACCGTGATTCGGATGTTTGCTCAACCGGGAGACAAAGTACAAGCAGGACAAGCGATCGCACTGATCTCTAGTCCTGATTTAGCAACCTTGCGAACCGAAGCCCAAGACCGCAGAACTTCAGCCGTTGGCAGTGTGCAGCAAGCGGAAGCAGATTTGAGACTGGCACAAAAGAATCTCGATCGACAACGCACGATCGCGGAAAAAGAAATTCAGCAGGCGAAATCCTCGTTAGACTTTGCGCGAGAAAGCTACACTAAAGACCAAGACCTCGCGAGACAGGGCGCACTAGCTCAACGAAATGCGCGGGAATCTCAGACCAGATTCACCCAAGCACAGGCAGAATATTCAAGAGCCGAGAGCCGTTTAGCCGTTTCGGAAGCGCAGGCACAGTTAGAACGCGCTCAGGCAGCATTGGAAACCGCGCGATCGCAGGTTGAATTGAGTGGTCAAACTTACGAGACTCGCTTACGTCAACTGGGTGCAAATGCGAATCCCGATGGCACGATTACGGTAACGGCTCCGATTTCAGGAACAGTTGCCAGTCGCGAGACTACCCCCGGAGAATCGGCTCAAGATGCCGGAAAAGTCTTGATGACGATCGTGGATAGCCAAGCAGTGATGGCGAGCGCCAATGTCTACGAGAAGGACTTAGAGAAAATCTCCGAAGGTCAGCAAGTGCGGGTCACAGTGGCAAGCCTGCCGAACAAATCATTTACCGGACGGATCAAAACGATTGGTTCGACGGTTGAGGGTGAAACCCGTGTAGTTCCAGTGCGAGCAGAACTCGATAACTCTAGTGGAATGCTAAAGCCTGGAATGTTTGCTCAAATCGAAGTACTAACAGACAAAACTCCGGTTGCCGTGTTAGCTGTCCCCCGTTCAGCGATCGTCGAAGTAAACAAGAAGAATACAGTTTATGTTCAAAATGGCAATGACTTCAAAGCGGTGGATGTCGAGCTAGGACGAACTTCTGGCGAGTGGGTCGAAATCACCAAAGGACTATTTGATGGCGATAGGGTTGTGACCCAACGAGCGAATCAGCTTCAGGCACAATCGCTGCGGGGTGGCGGCGAAGCAGAAGGCGGACATAGCGAAGAGAAAGCCCCTGAAACAACCAATTCTGCACTTCCGATTCCAGGATGGGCAATGGCGGCAGGCGGCGGAGTCATGATGCTTGGAACCTTTTTGGGTGGAATGTATGTCTCAAGACGACGAATGCAATCTACGATCGCTCAGATGCAATTCGCCAATACTCATGGTTGGGAGCATCCGCAAGTCATTGATGGAGAAGGCGGATCGCCTGTGATTCCATTTAGAAAGACCGCTCACGACTCCGACGACAAGAACCAGCGCGAAGAAGCTTAA
- a CDS encoding heavy metal efflux pump, CzcA family (similar to AA sequence:cyanobase_aa:Cyan7425_1991), with protein MLNAIVKWAIAQRWLVVIGAIVVVFWIGRAVTQMPLDVLPSFAPPQIEIQTEAPGLAPEEVESLISLPLESSINGTPGVTTVRSSSAAGISVVRVVFSWGTDIYKARQLVTERLQLAQSKLPEGAAAPQISPPTSPIGTVVKYAFTTDGQTSMMELRRAIDWQVTNRLMSVPGVSQVLAFGGDERQFQVLVDPQKLKAFNVSLNQISEAVRSSNSNASGGYLITSDQETLVRGIGRIENLDDLKQSVITSRQGTPVRLMDVAEVQIGSGIKRGDGSLNGQPAIILMVNKQPMADTPSVARGVEAAIKDLEPGLPKGTKVTRTFRQEEYIQTSVDNVRSALVEGGIIVAIILIPFLMNWRILAVCISALTLSLLLGLLALSLLGQSLNTMTLGGLAVAIGSAVDDAIVYAENAFRCLRENRQSSNPRPALEVVYQGCADLTDSVFGATLITVVVFAPIFALTGVEGSIFSPMGIGYLVTVLASSLTAVTITPALCALLLPSGRLPNNETWTARFFKRLYEPLLVFSMRRSTLIIATALGVTAASFAIIPGLGRIFLPEFQEQTLVNTLMLYPGSSLDATNKAGFVVEESLKNDPRYSYVQLRSGRALGDGDAAGVNLAHLDIGLSEEGMKNRAASMEKMREDFSKIPGAAPNIGGFISHRMDEVLSGVRSAIAVKIFGADLDQLRTIGQQIEAQMKSIDGILDLQLEPQVPISQVQIKFDRAAASRYGLSVGALSETIETALNGRVVSQVLENQQTFDLVVWLKPEARNSLETIENLLVDTANGQKIPLAQVARVVKGTGPNTINRENVSRLIIVSANVKGRDLRSVVNDIQAKVKQNVQLPAGYFVQYGGQFEAEERASQNILLFSAIAFVVITVLMYFSVKSIPSTLMIMVNLPIGLVGGVIAVALSGGILSIASLVGFVTLFGVATRNGLLLVDNYNAKFAEGMPFKDVIIKGSQERLNAILMTAFTSALGLFPLISEGGPGKEILQPLSIVVLGGLFTSTALTLLMLPALYAKFGKVLFPKSSDSIDQDDTPAVLEEINSNA; from the coding sequence ATGTTAAACGCCATTGTCAAATGGGCGATCGCACAGCGTTGGCTGGTTGTGATTGGTGCGATCGTCGTTGTGTTTTGGATCGGGCGTGCTGTTACCCAGATGCCGCTCGATGTGCTGCCGTCATTCGCTCCGCCGCAAATTGAAATTCAAACCGAAGCACCGGGACTTGCGCCGGAAGAAGTCGAATCGCTGATTAGTTTACCGCTCGAAAGTTCGATCAATGGAACTCCGGGAGTCACAACAGTACGATCGTCGTCTGCGGCTGGAATCTCCGTAGTTCGCGTCGTTTTTAGTTGGGGAACTGACATTTATAAGGCGCGGCAGTTAGTAACGGAGCGATTGCAGCTTGCTCAAAGTAAGCTACCGGAGGGAGCCGCAGCCCCGCAAATTTCGCCGCCAACTTCACCGATCGGAACTGTGGTGAAATATGCTTTTACGACTGACGGGCAGACTTCGATGATGGAGTTACGACGCGCAATCGATTGGCAGGTAACGAATCGATTGATGTCAGTTCCGGGTGTGAGTCAGGTTCTTGCATTTGGTGGAGATGAGCGACAGTTTCAAGTGTTGGTTGACCCGCAAAAGCTCAAAGCATTCAATGTATCGCTGAATCAAATTTCTGAAGCTGTTAGAAGCTCGAATAGTAATGCTTCTGGTGGGTACTTGATTACCTCTGATCAAGAAACGTTAGTTCGAGGGATTGGACGGATTGAGAACTTAGACGATTTGAAGCAATCTGTGATTACTTCTCGTCAAGGCACTCCAGTTCGATTAATGGATGTTGCAGAGGTACAGATTGGATCAGGAATTAAGCGGGGTGATGGCAGTCTCAATGGTCAGCCTGCGATTATTCTGATGGTGAATAAGCAACCGATGGCAGATACTCCCAGTGTTGCCCGTGGAGTTGAAGCTGCAATTAAAGATTTAGAACCTGGGTTGCCGAAAGGAACTAAAGTCACGCGCACGTTTCGGCAGGAAGAATACATTCAAACTTCTGTCGATAATGTGCGATCGGCATTAGTCGAAGGCGGAATTATTGTGGCAATCATTCTAATTCCCTTTTTGATGAATTGGCGCATTCTTGCTGTCTGTATTTCTGCTTTAACTTTGTCGTTATTGCTAGGATTGTTAGCCCTGAGTCTACTGGGTCAGAGCTTGAATACGATGACATTAGGAGGATTGGCAGTTGCGATCGGGTCTGCGGTGGATGACGCGATCGTGTATGCCGAAAATGCGTTCCGTTGCCTGCGCGAAAATCGTCAGTCTTCAAATCCTCGCCCCGCTCTAGAAGTTGTTTATCAAGGTTGTGCAGATTTAACGGATTCTGTGTTTGGAGCTACCTTAATTACGGTGGTTGTCTTTGCTCCGATCTTTGCGCTCACAGGTGTTGAGGGCAGCATTTTCTCACCGATGGGAATTGGCTATCTAGTGACAGTTCTCGCTTCAAGTCTGACGGCGGTAACAATCACACCTGCGCTCTGTGCCTTGTTATTACCGAGTGGTCGTTTACCTAATAATGAAACCTGGACAGCGCGATTTTTCAAACGGTTGTATGAGCCGCTATTAGTTTTCTCGATGCGTCGATCGACATTAATTATTGCAACTGCGTTGGGAGTAACGGCTGCTTCATTCGCAATCATTCCCGGATTGGGTCGAATCTTCTTACCCGAATTCCAAGAGCAAACGCTCGTCAATACATTGATGCTCTATCCAGGCTCTTCACTCGATGCTACCAATAAAGCTGGTTTTGTGGTTGAAGAATCACTGAAGAACGATCCGCGCTATAGCTATGTACAGTTGCGTTCTGGTCGCGCTCTGGGGGATGGAGATGCAGCAGGGGTAAACCTAGCTCACTTGGATATTGGATTGAGCGAAGAGGGGATGAAAAATCGTGCTGCCAGTATGGAAAAAATGCGCGAAGATTTTAGTAAAATTCCCGGTGCAGCTCCGAACATTGGCGGCTTCATTTCTCACCGAATGGATGAAGTACTGTCTGGAGTAAGAAGCGCGATTGCGGTTAAAATCTTCGGTGCAGATCTCGACCAGCTTCGCACGATCGGACAGCAGATCGAAGCCCAGATGAAGTCGATCGATGGCATTCTCGATCTACAGCTTGAACCTCAAGTTCCAATTTCACAAGTTCAAATCAAGTTTGATCGCGCGGCTGCTAGTCGATATGGTTTGTCGGTTGGGGCATTGTCTGAAACGATCGAGACGGCTCTAAATGGGCGCGTTGTCTCGCAGGTTTTGGAGAACCAGCAGACCTTTGATTTAGTAGTTTGGTTGAAGCCAGAGGCTCGAAATAGTTTAGAAACGATCGAGAATCTGTTAGTTGATACGGCAAACGGTCAGAAAATTCCATTAGCGCAAGTTGCTCGCGTTGTGAAGGGAACTGGACCGAATACGATCAACCGCGAGAATGTTTCTCGATTGATCATCGTGTCCGCCAATGTCAAAGGGCGAGACTTACGATCAGTGGTCAACGACATTCAGGCAAAAGTGAAGCAGAATGTACAATTGCCTGCGGGGTACTTTGTGCAGTACGGTGGACAGTTTGAAGCGGAAGAACGTGCAAGCCAAAACATTCTGCTCTTTAGCGCGATCGCATTCGTGGTAATCACGGTTCTGATGTATTTCTCAGTTAAATCAATTCCTTCCACGCTGATGATCATGGTTAATTTACCGATCGGCTTGGTGGGCGGTGTCATTGCGGTCGCGTTGTCTGGGGGAATTTTATCGATCGCGTCTCTCGTCGGATTCGTGACGCTGTTTGGGGTTGCGACTCGGAATGGGCTGTTGCTTGTTGATAACTACAACGCCAAATTCGCGGAAGGAATGCCGTTCAAGGATGTGATTATCAAAGGCTCTCAGGAACGGTTGAACGCGATTCTAATGACTGCGTTTACTTCAGCGCTAGGACTATTTCCGCTAATTTCGGAAGGTGGACCTGGTAAGGAAATTTTGCAGCCTTTATCGATCGTCGTTCTCGGCGGATTGTTTACCTCAACTGCGCTGACCTTACTGATGTTACCTGCTTTATATGCCAAGTTTGGGAAAGTGTTGTTCCCGAAGTCATCTGATTCTATTGATCAGGATGACACGCCTGCTGTGTTGGAAGAAATAAATAGTAATGCTTAA
- a CDS encoding RND family efflux transporter MFP subunit (similar to AA sequence:cyanobase_aa:LBDG_46570), with the protein MFMTQQPHAQRARSRFLTRRSRRNLASSLLLSFLLLNPLASVRAGEGHSEEFSGGNADISQVKPIEIDDATLTQLGIKVEPVTRRRLAFGIPATGQIEAAPNRKVAVTTPVTGTIVKLLAQPGDTVKTGQPVAVITSGELANLRVEAFTKRAEAGGDVRKAEAALTKAQQNYEQQLKIAQTDIQQAKDNLKFAQSRYEKDSELLRSGAIPSRTVQESGTKLSEARAALVKAESRLDVINAQNEVKNAQSDVEVAQSRVGLSSATYQARLQQLGTSANPDGTVTVTAPISGTVAEREASLGESASDPGKPIMTIIDSGSVLATANVYEKDLDQIQVGQPVRVEVSSLPKRTFQGRVSVVGSAVQGQTRALPVKAELDNAGNVLKPGMFAKLEIMTDRTYANAIAVPKDAIIDSNGKDYVFVKKDKAFQAVEVKSGRAAGELLEIKEGLSDNDQVVTQGTTLMYAQALRGGKPKEGEAAEEKPANAAVSGLPIAWWLLIPGIAAIAASTYWMGRRSKPVVAYSNYKQDDESPHGDSENKQ; encoded by the coding sequence ATGTTTATGACACAGCAGCCCCATGCTCAACGCGCTCGATCCCGCTTCCTGACTCGACGATCGCGCCGCAACCTTGCTTCTAGTTTGCTGCTCAGTTTTCTGTTGCTCAATCCGCTTGCGTCTGTCCGCGCCGGTGAGGGACACTCAGAAGAATTTAGTGGCGGTAATGCTGATATTAGTCAGGTCAAACCAATCGAAATTGACGATGCCACGCTCACACAGCTTGGCATTAAGGTTGAACCTGTCACCCGACGGCGGCTTGCCTTTGGCATTCCAGCGACCGGACAGATCGAAGCCGCACCGAATCGCAAAGTTGCCGTCACAACCCCTGTCACCGGGACGATCGTGAAACTTTTAGCGCAACCTGGAGATACTGTTAAGACAGGTCAACCCGTCGCCGTAATTACCAGTGGTGAGCTGGCGAATTTACGAGTTGAGGCGTTTACCAAACGGGCAGAAGCCGGTGGCGACGTGCGTAAAGCAGAAGCAGCCTTGACCAAAGCACAGCAGAACTACGAGCAACAACTCAAGATTGCTCAAACCGATATTCAGCAAGCAAAAGATAATCTCAAATTTGCCCAAAGCCGCTATGAGAAAGACAGTGAACTGCTCAGGTCGGGGGCGATTCCTAGCCGAACTGTCCAGGAGTCAGGGACAAAACTGTCCGAAGCGAGAGCAGCTTTAGTGAAAGCGGAGAGTCGCTTGGACGTGATTAATGCTCAGAACGAAGTCAAAAATGCACAATCCGATGTGGAAGTCGCACAGTCGCGAGTCGGGCTAAGCAGTGCAACTTATCAAGCCCGCTTGCAGCAGCTAGGAACCAGCGCCAATCCGGATGGAACCGTAACGGTCACTGCCCCAATTTCGGGAACAGTCGCTGAGCGGGAAGCCAGTTTGGGGGAGTCAGCCTCTGACCCTGGCAAGCCAATTATGACAATCATTGATAGTGGCTCCGTTTTGGCGACCGCCAATGTTTATGAAAAAGATTTAGACCAGATTCAAGTCGGTCAGCCTGTGCGGGTGGAGGTTTCGAGTTTGCCGAAGCGCACCTTTCAAGGGCGGGTGAGTGTCGTGGGATCAGCCGTGCAAGGGCAAACCCGCGCCCTTCCGGTGAAGGCAGAATTAGACAACGCAGGCAACGTTCTCAAGCCAGGTATGTTTGCCAAGCTAGAAATTATGACGGATCGCACCTACGCTAACGCGATCGCTGTTCCCAAAGACGCGATTATCGATTCCAACGGCAAAGACTATGTCTTTGTCAAGAAAGACAAGGCATTTCAGGCGGTAGAAGTTAAGTCTGGACGTGCCGCAGGCGAACTGCTCGAAATCAAGGAAGGACTATCGGATAACGATCAAGTCGTCACTCAAGGAACGACATTGATGTATGCTCAAGCATTGCGGGGTGGGAAACCCAAAGAAGGCGAAGCAGCAGAAGAAAAGCCAGCGAATGCAGCGGTTAGTGGACTGCCGATCGCCTGGTGGTTACTCATTCCGGGGATTGCCGCGATCGCAGCAAGCACCTATTGGATGGGGCGGCGCAGTAAACCCGTCGTTGCCTACTCAAACTACAAACAAGATGACGAATCACCTCACGGCGACTCAGAGAATAAGCAGTAG
- a CDS encoding putative peptidoglycan binding domain 1:N-acetylmuramoylLl-alanine amidase (similar to AA sequence:cyanobase_aa:RPA3539) yields the protein MIPYTLRIVQTTHLKQELLPIEQLPDAEKCVIEAETELLIRSYLQVIDHVRFTLWEKPIMGLSTWYVSVDAVQLLKQGELLTTLESPAQHGHGTSESCRRPPLIWEPSPNFSSRNGTPIRRIILHCTATNSLATVLNWFRHPNSQVSVHYVIARDGKIHQLVRDSDKAWHAYGENADSIGIEHVADIHETLSPAQETAAIVLLRWLMAEYKIPAYAVTGHRFSPSHQGDVTCPHHLFGNETEAALRTWITKHLT from the coding sequence ATGATTCCTTATACCCTACGGATTGTTCAAACTACACACTTAAAACAAGAACTTCTGCCCATTGAGCAGTTGCCCGATGCCGAAAAATGTGTAATCGAGGCGGAAACAGAACTGTTGATTCGCTCTTATCTGCAAGTCATTGATCATGTGCGATTCACACTGTGGGAGAAACCCATCATGGGACTAAGTACCTGGTATGTATCCGTCGATGCTGTTCAACTGCTCAAACAGGGAGAATTGCTCACCACTCTGGAAAGCCCTGCTCAACATGGACATGGAACCTCTGAGTCCTGTCGCCGTCCGCCGTTGATTTGGGAACCCTCCCCCAATTTTTCCAGCCGCAATGGAACGCCCATCCGCCGCATTATTCTGCATTGCACCGCCACCAACTCACTGGCGACCGTCCTCAACTGGTTTCGTCATCCCAATAGCCAGGTCAGCGTTCACTATGTGATTGCCCGCGATGGCAAAATCCATCAACTGGTGCGCGATAGCGACAAGGCTTGGCACGCTTATGGTGAAAATGCCGATTCAATTGGCATTGAGCATGTTGCCGATATTCACGAAACCTTGTCGCCCGCTCAGGAAACTGCTGCGATCGTACTCCTGCGGTGGCTGATGGCGGAATACAAAATTCCTGCCTACGCTGTTACAGGACATCGGTTTTCACCCAGCCATCAAGGGGATGTCACCTGTCCCCACCACTTATTTGGAAATGAAACCGAAGCGGCATTAAGAACCTGGATTACGAAACATCTTACTTAA